The Kitasatospora sp. NBC_00374 genome has a segment encoding these proteins:
- the infC gene encoding translation initiation factor IF-3 yields MEKRCNRGGPISTEPRINDRIRVPEVRLVGPSGEQVGIVPLAKALELAQEYDLDLVEVAATARPPVCKLMDYGKFKYESAMKAREARKNQAHTVIKEMKLRPKIDPHDYDTKKGHVVRFLKQGDKVKITIMFRGREQSRPELGFRLLQRLADDVQDLGFVESSAKQDGRNMIMVLGPHKKKTEAMAEARAIADARKAERQGRTPGSVADDTEDDIEADEALDQAEDVEGDETEGDEAVEAPAAEVEQPAETAQDA; encoded by the coding sequence ATCGAAAAAAGGTGCAACCGAGGAGGCCCCATCAGCACCGAGCCCCGCATCAACGACCGGATCCGCGTCCCCGAGGTGCGACTCGTCGGTCCCAGCGGCGAGCAGGTCGGCATCGTCCCGCTCGCCAAGGCGCTGGAGCTTGCCCAGGAGTACGACCTGGACCTGGTCGAGGTAGCCGCCACCGCGCGGCCGCCGGTCTGCAAGCTCATGGACTACGGCAAGTTCAAGTACGAGTCGGCCATGAAGGCCCGTGAGGCGCGCAAGAACCAGGCGCACACGGTCATCAAGGAGATGAAGCTCCGGCCGAAGATCGACCCGCACGACTACGACACCAAGAAGGGTCACGTCGTCCGGTTCCTCAAGCAGGGCGACAAGGTCAAGATCACGATCATGTTCCGCGGTCGTGAGCAGTCCCGCCCCGAGCTGGGCTTCCGACTGCTGCAGCGGCTCGCGGACGACGTCCAGGACCTGGGCTTCGTGGAGTCCTCGGCCAAGCAGGACGGCCGAAACATGATCATGGTTCTTGGCCCGCACAAGAAGAAGACCGAGGCCATGGCCGAGGCCCGTGCCATTGCGGACGCCCGCAAGGCCGAGCGCCAGGGCCGGACCCCCGGTTCGGTCGCCGACGACACCGAGGACGACATCGAGGCCGACGAGGCCCTCGACCAGGCCGAGGACGTCGAGGGTGACGAGACCGAGGGCGACGAGGCCGTCGAGGCCCCGGCCGCCGAGGTCGAGCAGCCGGCCGAGACCGCCCAGGACGCCTGA
- the rpmI gene encoding 50S ribosomal protein L35 — protein MPKQKTHSGASKRFKITGSGKVLRERAGRRHLLEHKPSTLTRKLAGTVVLAPADAKKIKKLLGK, from the coding sequence ATGCCGAAGCAAAAGACGCACAGCGGCGCCAGCAAGCGCTTCAAGATCACCGGCTCCGGGAAGGTGCTGCGCGAGCGTGCGGGCCGTCGCCACCTGCTGGAGCACAAGCCCTCGACGCTGACCCGCAAGCTGGCCGGCACCGTCGTGTTGGCCCCGGCCGACGCCAAGAAGATCAAGAAGCTTCTGGGCAAGTGA
- the rplT gene encoding 50S ribosomal protein L20 codes for MARVKRAVNAHKKRRVILERASGYRGQRSRLYRKAKEQVTHSLVYNFNDRKKRKGDFRQLWIQRINAAARANGITYNRFVQGLKAAGVEIDRKMLAELAVHDAGAFAVLVEVARKALPADVNAPKVAAA; via the coding sequence GTGGCACGCGTCAAGCGGGCAGTGAACGCCCACAAGAAGCGCCGGGTCATCCTCGAGCGGGCCAGCGGTTACCGCGGCCAGCGGTCGCGCCTGTACCGCAAGGCCAAGGAGCAGGTCACCCACTCGCTCGTCTACAACTTCAACGACCGCAAGAAGCGCAAGGGCGACTTCCGCCAGCTCTGGATCCAGCGCATCAACGCTGCGGCCCGTGCCAACGGCATCACCTACAACCGCTTCGTGCAGGGCCTGAAGGCCGCCGGCGTCGAGATCGACCGCAAGATGCTGGCCGAGCTGGCCGTGCACGACGCGGGTGCGTTCGCCGTGCTCGTCGAGGTTGCCCGCAAGGCGCTGCCGGCCGACGTGAACGCGCCGAAGGTCGCCGCTGCCTGA
- a CDS encoding TrmH family RNA methyltransferase, producing the protein MQSTDTPLLTSLRSPRVIAARRLAKRNQRSKERRFLAEGPQAVREAVAFGQLPGSAEHAVVEIYLTFEAAERHSELVEAALAAGLPVLTATDEVIAEICDTVTPQGIVALCRFIDTPFDEVLAARPQLVAVLAHVRDPGNAGTVLRTADAAGADAVVLTDASVDLYNPKAVRASVGSLFHLPFATGVPIEEAVARLREAGVRVLAADGAGERDLDQELDEGTLGAPGAWVFGNEAWGLPEETRALADEVVRVPIHGHAESLNLATAAAVCLYASARAQRSPGGCRARG; encoded by the coding sequence ATGCAGAGCACCGACACCCCCCTGCTCACCTCCCTGCGCTCCCCGCGGGTGATCGCCGCCCGCCGGCTCGCCAAGCGGAACCAGCGCAGCAAGGAGCGCCGCTTCCTGGCCGAGGGGCCGCAGGCCGTCCGGGAGGCCGTGGCGTTCGGGCAGCTGCCGGGCTCGGCCGAGCACGCCGTGGTGGAGATCTACCTCACCTTCGAGGCGGCCGAGCGGCATTCCGAGCTCGTCGAGGCCGCGCTGGCCGCCGGACTGCCGGTGCTCACCGCCACCGACGAGGTGATCGCGGAGATCTGCGACACCGTCACCCCGCAGGGCATCGTCGCGCTCTGCCGTTTCATCGACACGCCCTTCGACGAGGTGCTGGCCGCCCGCCCGCAGCTGGTCGCCGTGCTCGCGCACGTCCGCGACCCCGGGAACGCCGGCACCGTGCTGCGGACCGCCGACGCGGCCGGCGCGGACGCCGTCGTCCTCACCGACGCCTCGGTGGACCTCTACAACCCGAAGGCCGTCCGGGCCTCCGTCGGCAGCCTGTTCCACCTGCCGTTCGCCACCGGCGTGCCGATCGAGGAGGCCGTCGCCCGGCTGCGCGAGGCCGGCGTGCGGGTGCTCGCCGCCGACGGCGCGGGGGAGCGCGACCTGGACCAGGAGCTGGACGAGGGCACCCTGGGCGCGCCCGGGGCCTGGGTCTTCGGCAACGAGGCCTGGGGCCTGCCGGAGGAGACCCGCGCACTGGCCGACGAGGTGGTGCGCGTGCCCATCCACGGACACGCCGAGAGCCTCAACCTCGCCACGGCCGCCGCCGTGTGCCTCTACGCCTCCGCCCGCGCACAGCGCTCGCCCGGAGGCTGTCGCGCACGGGGGTAG
- a CDS encoding ATP-binding protein — translation MVGSAAQLDPDELPDGLVVADARGLVTVFNSAAARITGISPAAALGARLEQALPLEDLDGRRWWQLTDPYGGLAVRTGQPERNLLLPGGREVLASARYVRAHPRGRVERVVVSLRGTEARRRTERSHAELIATVAHELRSPLTSVKGFTATLLAKWERFNDGQKRVMLETVDADADRVTRLIAELLDISRIDAGRLEVRKQVVDLPSAVRRHVEGKVAAGIPADRFHIRIGELSGPLWADPDKVDQVLANLLENAVRHGEGTVTIEVASAKEVVEAAGWEPPGTPPRVLEGTAVTVSDEGSGIPEESMPRVFTRFWRGSKRGGTGLGLYIVKGIVEAHGGTIRISRAPGGGAQFRFILPAGVPDFML, via the coding sequence ATGGTGGGCAGTGCGGCACAGCTCGACCCGGACGAACTGCCGGACGGGCTCGTGGTCGCCGACGCCCGGGGCCTGGTGACCGTCTTCAACAGCGCCGCCGCCCGGATCACCGGCATCAGCCCGGCCGCGGCGCTCGGCGCCCGGCTGGAGCAGGCCCTGCCGCTGGAGGACCTCGACGGCCGCCGCTGGTGGCAGCTCACCGATCCCTACGGCGGCCTGGCCGTCCGCACGGGCCAGCCGGAGCGCAACCTGCTGCTGCCCGGCGGCCGTGAGGTGCTGGCCTCGGCCCGGTACGTGCGCGCGCACCCGCGCGGCCGCGTCGAGCGGGTGGTCGTCTCGCTGCGCGGCACCGAGGCCCGCCGGCGCACCGAGCGCAGCCACGCCGAGCTGATCGCGACCGTGGCGCACGAGCTGCGCTCCCCGCTGACCAGTGTGAAGGGCTTCACGGCGACCCTGCTGGCCAAGTGGGAGCGGTTCAACGACGGGCAGAAGCGGGTGATGCTGGAGACCGTCGACGCGGACGCGGACCGGGTCACCCGGCTGATCGCCGAACTGCTCGACATCTCCCGGATCGACGCCGGCCGGCTGGAGGTCCGCAAACAGGTGGTCGACCTGCCGTCGGCGGTCCGTCGGCACGTCGAGGGCAAGGTCGCGGCCGGCATCCCGGCGGACCGCTTCCACATCCGGATCGGTGAGCTCTCCGGGCCGCTGTGGGCCGACCCGGACAAGGTCGACCAGGTACTGGCCAACCTGCTGGAAAATGCGGTGCGGCACGGCGAGGGGACTGTCACCATCGAGGTGGCGTCCGCCAAGGAAGTGGTGGAAGCAGCCGGCTGGGAGCCTCCGGGCACCCCGCCCCGGGTCCTGGAAGGAACAGCGGTCACCGTGAGCGACGAAGGCAGCGGCATCCCCGAGGAGTCGATGCCGCGCGTCTTCACCCGCTTCTGGCGCGGCTCCAAGCGCGGCGGCACGGGCCTGGGCCTCTACATCGTCAAGGGCATCGTCGAGGCCCACGGCGGCACCATCAGGATCAGCCGCGCGCCCGGCGGCGGCGCCCAGTTCCGATTTATCCTGCCCGCCGGAGTGCCGGACTTCATGCTCTGA
- the pheS gene encoding phenylalanine--tRNA ligase subunit alpha — protein MSAPNKSYDPVEVEALKPEVVEQARDEAVAAFAAAGSLDELKAAKVAHTGDRSPLSLANREIGALPPHAKAAAGKLIGQARGAVNQALARRQVELEAERDARVLVEEAVDVTLPYDRAPRGARHPLTTLAERIEDTFVAMGYEVAEGPEVEAEWLNFDALNLHQDHPARSMQDTFFVQAPDGTPDSGVVLRTQTSPVQARTMLDREPPIYVVCPGRVYRTDELDATHTPVFRQVEGLAVDEGITFADLKGTIEQLVSKLIGDGLELRWRPSYFPFTEPSAEIDLQCFVCRGESVGNPDRPCRTCSSEGWIELGGCGVVNPRVLVACGVDPSRYSGFAFGLGLERILMNRHNVADMRDMVEGDVRFTLPFGMEI, from the coding sequence ATGTCGGCACCCAATAAGTCGTACGACCCGGTAGAGGTCGAGGCACTCAAGCCCGAGGTGGTGGAGCAGGCCCGGGACGAGGCGGTCGCGGCCTTCGCCGCGGCCGGCAGCCTCGACGAGCTCAAGGCCGCCAAGGTCGCCCACACCGGCGACCGCTCCCCGCTGTCGCTGGCCAACCGTGAGATCGGCGCACTGCCGCCGCACGCCAAGGCGGCGGCCGGCAAGCTGATCGGTCAGGCCCGCGGCGCCGTCAACCAGGCGCTGGCCCGGCGCCAGGTCGAGCTGGAGGCGGAGCGGGACGCCCGGGTGCTGGTCGAGGAGGCGGTGGACGTCACGCTGCCGTACGACCGCGCCCCGCGCGGCGCCCGGCACCCGCTGACCACGCTGGCCGAGCGGATCGAGGACACCTTCGTGGCCATGGGCTACGAGGTCGCCGAGGGCCCCGAGGTGGAGGCCGAGTGGCTCAACTTCGACGCCCTCAACCTGCACCAGGACCACCCGGCCCGCTCGATGCAGGACACCTTCTTCGTCCAGGCCCCGGACGGCACGCCGGACTCCGGCGTGGTGCTGCGCACCCAGACCTCCCCGGTCCAGGCCCGCACCATGCTCGACCGCGAGCCCCCCATCTACGTGGTCTGCCCCGGCCGGGTCTACCGGACCGACGAGCTGGACGCCACCCACACCCCGGTCTTCCGGCAGGTCGAGGGCCTGGCGGTGGACGAGGGCATCACCTTCGCCGACCTCAAGGGCACCATCGAGCAGCTGGTGTCCAAGCTCATCGGCGACGGCCTGGAGCTGCGCTGGCGGCCCTCGTACTTCCCGTTCACCGAGCCGAGCGCCGAGATCGACCTGCAGTGCTTCGTCTGCCGGGGCGAGAGCGTCGGCAACCCGGACCGCCCGTGCCGGACCTGCTCCTCCGAGGGCTGGATCGAGCTCGGCGGCTGCGGCGTCGTCAACCCGCGGGTGCTGGTCGCCTGCGGCGTCGACCCGAGCCGCTACAGCGGGTTCGCCTTCGGCCTGGGCCTGGAGCGAATCCTGATGAACCGCCACAACGTCGCCGACATGCGCGACATGGTCGAGGGTGACGTCCGCTTCACCCTCCCGTTCGGGATGGAGATCTGA
- the pheT gene encoding phenylalanine--tRNA ligase subunit beta: MRVPLSWLREYVDLPAGETGRDVAARLVRAGLEVETVEQLGADLKGPLVVGQVLSIETLTGFKKPIRHCFVNVGDANGTGEPQEIVCGATNFAVGDKVVVVLPGAVLPGPFPISARQTYGHTSAGMICSARELGMGDDHDGIIVLPPEYEPGTDAIELLQLVDEVLDIAVTPDRGYCLSMRGVAREAAAAYGLPLADPALLDVPPANSYGHLVKVADPAGCDRFVARTVTGVDPAAKSPIWLQRRLQKSGIRPISLTVDITNYVMLEVGQPLHAYDRDRVDGPIQVRRAAEGETLTTLDGVTRKLSTEDLLICDNSGPIGLAGVMGGSTTEILDPVLDPETGLVSGSTEVIIEAAHFEPISIARSAKRHKLPSEASKRFERGVDPEAARAAAQRAVDLLVLIAGGTAEAGVTDIAAPHPLRTIAIDADLPDRVAGTGYGRETVTRRLQEIGCSVVGTDILEVTPPTWRPDLTDPYDLAEEVIRLEGYDNVPARMPTVPPGRGLTEAQRFHRRAGVALAGAGYVEVNNYPFIGEAVLDALGFEQDDERRRTVTLVNPLNDEEPGLRTTLLPGLLGALRRNIGRGNTDLAVFETGTVFLPKAELKVAPRLPVDRRPTEAELAELDAALPDQPRRIAVALAGERLPSGWWGKGAGASWADAVEAARTVARAANVELTVRQAQRAPWHPGRCAELLVGERVVGHAGELHPRVIKALHLPERTAAMEIDVDLLFADGGQRVGGPAVSSYPVATQDVALIVDAAVPAAEVESALRDGAGELLEAIRLFDVFTGEQAGEGKKSLAYSLRFRATDRTLTADEASAARANAVAAAGTRTGAVLRGA; encoded by the coding sequence ATGCGCGTCCCGCTCTCCTGGCTGCGCGAGTACGTCGACCTTCCGGCGGGTGAGACCGGCCGCGACGTGGCGGCCCGCCTGGTCCGGGCCGGCCTCGAGGTCGAGACCGTCGAGCAGCTCGGCGCCGACCTCAAGGGCCCGCTGGTGGTCGGCCAGGTCCTCTCCATCGAGACGCTGACCGGGTTCAAGAAGCCGATCCGGCACTGCTTCGTCAACGTCGGCGACGCCAACGGCACCGGCGAGCCGCAGGAGATCGTCTGCGGCGCGACCAACTTCGCCGTCGGCGACAAGGTCGTCGTGGTCCTGCCGGGCGCCGTGCTGCCCGGCCCGTTCCCGATCTCCGCGCGGCAGACCTACGGCCACACCTCGGCCGGCATGATCTGCTCCGCCCGCGAGCTGGGCATGGGCGACGACCACGACGGCATCATCGTGCTGCCGCCCGAGTACGAGCCCGGCACCGACGCGATCGAGCTGCTCCAGCTGGTCGACGAGGTGCTGGACATCGCGGTCACCCCGGACCGCGGCTACTGCCTGTCCATGCGCGGTGTGGCCCGCGAGGCCGCCGCCGCGTACGGGCTGCCGCTGGCCGACCCGGCGCTGCTGGACGTCCCCCCGGCCAACTCCTACGGCCACCTGGTCAAGGTCGCCGACCCGGCCGGCTGCGACCGCTTCGTGGCCCGCACCGTCACCGGTGTGGACCCGGCCGCGAAGTCCCCGATCTGGCTGCAGCGCCGGCTGCAGAAGTCGGGCATCCGCCCGATCTCGCTGACCGTCGACATCACGAACTACGTGATGCTGGAGGTCGGCCAGCCGCTGCACGCCTACGACCGCGACCGGGTGGACGGCCCGATCCAGGTCCGCCGCGCGGCCGAGGGGGAGACCCTCACCACGCTGGACGGGGTCACCCGCAAGCTGTCCACCGAGGACCTGCTGATCTGCGACAACAGCGGCCCGATCGGCCTGGCCGGCGTCATGGGCGGCTCCACCACCGAGATCCTCGACCCGGTCCTGGACCCGGAGACCGGTCTGGTCAGCGGCTCCACCGAGGTGATCATCGAGGCCGCGCACTTCGAGCCGATCAGCATCGCCCGTTCCGCGAAGCGGCACAAGCTGCCCTCCGAGGCGTCCAAGCGCTTCGAGCGCGGTGTCGACCCGGAGGCCGCCCGCGCCGCCGCCCAGCGCGCCGTCGACCTGCTGGTCCTGATCGCCGGCGGCACCGCCGAGGCCGGGGTCACCGACATCGCGGCCCCGCACCCGCTGCGCACCATCGCCATCGACGCGGACCTCCCGGACCGGGTCGCCGGCACCGGGTACGGCCGCGAGACCGTCACCCGGCGCCTGCAGGAGATCGGCTGCTCCGTCGTGGGCACCGACATCCTGGAGGTCACCCCGCCGACCTGGCGGCCCGACCTCACCGACCCGTACGACCTCGCGGAGGAGGTCATCCGGCTGGAGGGCTACGACAACGTCCCCGCCCGGATGCCCACCGTCCCGCCGGGCCGCGGGCTGACCGAGGCCCAGCGCTTCCACCGCCGGGCCGGTGTGGCGCTGGCCGGGGCTGGCTACGTCGAGGTGAACAACTACCCGTTCATCGGCGAGGCCGTGCTGGACGCCCTCGGCTTCGAGCAGGACGACGAGCGCCGCCGGACGGTGACGCTGGTCAACCCGCTCAACGACGAGGAGCCGGGCCTGCGCACCACGCTGCTGCCCGGGCTGCTCGGCGCCCTGCGCCGCAACATCGGCCGCGGCAACACCGACCTGGCGGTCTTCGAGACCGGCACGGTGTTCCTGCCGAAGGCGGAGCTCAAGGTGGCCCCGCGGCTGCCGGTGGACCGCCGTCCGACCGAGGCCGAGCTGGCCGAGCTGGACGCCGCGCTGCCGGACCAGCCGCGCCGGATCGCCGTCGCCCTCGCGGGCGAGCGGCTGCCGTCCGGCTGGTGGGGCAAGGGCGCGGGCGCGAGCTGGGCGGACGCCGTCGAGGCGGCCCGTACGGTGGCCCGCGCGGCCAACGTCGAGCTGACCGTCCGGCAGGCCCAGCGGGCCCCGTGGCACCCGGGCCGGTGCGCCGAGCTGCTGGTCGGCGAGCGCGTGGTCGGCCACGCCGGTGAGCTGCACCCGCGGGTGATCAAGGCGCTGCACCTGCCCGAGCGCACCGCGGCGATGGAGATCGACGTGGACCTGCTCTTCGCCGACGGCGGGCAGCGGGTCGGCGGACCGGCGGTGTCCTCCTACCCGGTGGCCACCCAGGACGTCGCGCTGATCGTCGACGCCGCCGTCCCGGCCGCCGAGGTCGAGTCCGCGCTGCGCGACGGTGCGGGCGAACTCCTGGAGGCCATCCGGCTGTTCGACGTCTTCACCGGCGAGCAGGCGGGCGAGGGCAAGAAGTCGCTGGCGTACTCGCTGCGGTTCCGCGCCACCGACCGCACGCTGACCGCGGACGAGGCCTCGGCCGCCCGCGCGAACGCCGTCGCGGCGGCGGGGACGCGCACCGGCGCGGTGCTGCGCGGCGCCTGA
- a CDS encoding chitosanase — MASQHRTARTALAIVLAAVPLAVATAGVGHAAETSVVSVAGVGLDDAHKKDIAMQLVSSAENSSLDWKAQYKYIEDIGDGRGYTAGIIGFCSGTGDMLDLVEHYTDLKPGNILAKYLPALRKVNGSESHSGLGSAFEKDWATAAKDTVFQKAQNDERDRVYFNPAVQQAKADGLRALGQFVYYDAIVMHGPGTDSDSFGGIRKAALKKAKSPAQGGDESAYLKAFMDARKVVMKKEEAHADTSRVDTEQLVFLNARNFDLNPPLKWKVYGDPYSINS, encoded by the coding sequence ATGGCATCTCAACACCGCACCGCCCGTACCGCGTTGGCGATCGTCCTCGCCGCCGTCCCGCTCGCGGTCGCCACCGCCGGTGTCGGACACGCCGCCGAGACCTCGGTGGTCTCGGTGGCGGGCGTGGGTCTGGACGACGCCCACAAGAAGGACATCGCGATGCAGCTGGTGTCCAGCGCGGAGAACTCCTCACTGGACTGGAAGGCCCAGTACAAGTACATCGAGGACATCGGCGACGGGCGCGGCTACACGGCCGGCATCATCGGCTTCTGCTCCGGCACCGGCGACATGCTCGACCTGGTCGAGCACTACACCGACCTCAAGCCCGGCAACATCCTCGCCAAGTACCTGCCCGCGCTGCGCAAGGTCAACGGCTCCGAGTCGCACTCCGGCCTCGGCTCCGCCTTCGAGAAGGACTGGGCGACCGCCGCCAAGGACACCGTGTTCCAGAAGGCCCAGAACGACGAGCGCGACCGCGTCTACTTCAACCCCGCCGTCCAGCAGGCCAAGGCGGACGGGCTGCGCGCGCTCGGCCAGTTCGTCTACTACGACGCCATCGTCATGCACGGCCCCGGCACCGACTCCGACAGCTTCGGCGGCATCCGCAAGGCCGCGCTCAAGAAGGCCAAGTCCCCGGCCCAGGGCGGCGACGAGAGCGCCTACCTCAAGGCCTTCATGGACGCCCGCAAGGTGGTCATGAAGAAGGAGGAGGCGCACGCCGACACCAGCAGGGTCGACACCGAGCAGCTGGTCTTCCTCAACGCCAGGAACTTCGACCTCAACCCGCCGCTCAAGTGGAAGGTCTACGGCGACCCCTACAGCATCAACAGCTGA